The Candidatus Nanoarchaeia archaeon region GAGCCCTTGGATTCATAATCTTTATAAATCAGCGCAGGGTTTTGTGGCTTGGAGGCAGCAGTGGTTACACTTATCTTCAGCCCAAGGTGGTTTTATGGAATCGACTCACTGTTTGATATCGTCTTTGTGCTGGTGTCAATACTGATTGCCGCTTTTGCGAGAAAAGCTTTTCGGCTGACGCGAGAGAGAAAATTCCTCTCCCTCTACTGGGCGTTTGTGTTTTTTGCACTGGCGTTTCTTGTGAAGATCCTCACCCATGTGGTGATATACTTCAAATACATGGATCTCAATGTGCTTAACCTTTTTTTGGCCTTGGGGGAGATCACCCTGGGGTTCCAGATAGGGTATTTCCTCTACCGCCTTGTCTTTCTGCTCAGCCTGATTATCCTGCTCAGCCTGACCATGCACATAACTGACAAGAGGATTCTGGTCATGCTACAGATTTTTGCTGTTCTCTTTGCTGCAACGAGCATGGCCTGGCCGGTGGTCTTCCATATTGTTGGAGCTGTTTTCCTGTTCTTTATCTGCAACACCTGCAGGATGAATTATAAATTCAGGGGAACGATGCCGAGCAAGCTTGTGGCCTATAGCTTCCTGATGTTTTTCCTGAGCCAGGTGATGTTCATTCTCATGTCCTGGCACGACTTTGCCTATGTCCTGGGAGAAACGATGCAGCTGATTGGCAGCCTGCTCCTGCTTGCGTCGCTGTATCTTGTCCTGAGGTGACCATGAAGAGCCGGAGAAGCCGCATTGATGTCATCCGGGATATCCTTGCTTCTGTCCAGGACAGGCAGATGATCAAGCCTACGCATCTGCTCTATAAATCGAACCTCAGCTACCCTAAGATGAAAGAGTATATCTCTGATCTCAAAGAGAAGAATCTCATCATTGAGACTTACCACAAGAACAACCGGGTTTTTGTCATTACCGAGCAGGGCAACAGGTTTCTTGCCGAGCTGCGAAGAATCAAGAGCTTCACAGAGTCGTTTGGGATTTAGATCTGCCGCCAATAGGGCAATCCTTTGCGCGAAAACACCGTCTCTAAACTCCAAGGCTGCCGCCAATTTCGCGAGGCTCGATCAGGAAAGAAACTCGGAAGCGGAGGGAGTTGCCCCCTACGGGCGAGGTGCCGCTCTGCGCTGAAAACAGAAAGAGCCGAGCCGGCGGCAGCCTGAGAAAGCACATTGGGCTCTCGAGCAAATCAATATCTTTTTATTATGCCAGAGGTTACCATTCCTATGCTTAAAAAAATACAGGGCATGTTGCATGCAAAGGAAGGCATTGATGAAGTGAAGCAGGAACTTGCATCTGTAAAGGGCAACTTCGGGAAGGATGTTGAGGAGATGAAGCTGCGTTTGTCTGAGCTGTCTGCTGCATGGGAGGCTGCATACAAGGCGCAGCAGGGGCATACTGATACCTCAATGAAGGCGCAGCAGGAGCTTATTGATGGTTTGAAGAGCGTCAGGGAGCTGAATGAATTGTTTGAAAGCGAGCTGAATGATCTGAGGATGGTGAAAAGCAGAATGCACAAGGCTTTGCTTGAGGACCTTAAGGAAGAGTTCAGGGAGGAGATTGCTGCTGTAAAGGCATCGCTTGTGATGGAAGCAGGATCATTGCATCAGCTCAGGGATGAAGTGCTCTCAATGGCTGGCCAGATCAGGATGATCAAGCCTGAACTTGCAAAGTTTACAGAACTCTCGCAGCATATCAAGAAGGCTGATTTTGACTTGAATAAATACGCTCTTCGCCTGGACGAGGCAAACCGGGACAAGCTTGAGCTTCTGCGGAAGATTGATACTCTCCAGAAGCTTATATCCAAAGAGCGGCGCCTCAGGCCCTAGCCCATCTTCTGGCTATTTCTGCCGCGATATTGGCCTTGATATGCGTGTTCGCCAGCAGCTTATTGATTATGCTATGAATGGTGGTAACTTTCTCCTTTGCCTCCATTCTCTCACCCCCTTGAAAAATCCAAGGCAATCAAAGTATATAAAGTTTACGAAACTGGATCTGGTGAAAGTCGATGTTGCCGCCCCATGTGAGCCCTTTTAGTGAAAACAACGCAGCGACAAGGGAGTCGCCCCCTGCGGGGAATGTCGATAACCACGCAAGCAGTGCGAGGCGAACTGCTCCGAAGGAGCGACCAAAAATGCGAAGCATTTTTGAGTACTGGCGGCAACAGCGGAGCGTGACTTTCACTGGAGCAGTTCAAAGGTTGCCGCCATTTTTTGCGAGGCTCAATCAGGAAAGAAACTCGGAAGCGGAGGGAG contains the following coding sequences:
- a CDS encoding winged helix-turn-helix domain-containing protein, translating into MKSRRSRIDVIRDILASVQDRQMIKPTHLLYKSNLSYPKMKEYISDLKEKNLIIETYHKNNRVFVITEQGNRFLAELRRIKSFTESFGI